One part of the Sorangiineae bacterium MSr11954 genome encodes these proteins:
- a CDS encoding acyltransferase domain-containing protein has translation MNKPPSDAMDALRAALLSVHRLREQNRELVHAAREPIAIVAMACRFPGGIRTPEALWEILREGGDAISGFPSDRDWDLEALYDPDPGASGKSITREGGFLQDPHGFDPGFFGISPREALAIDPQQRLLLETSWEAFERAGVPPRTLHGSQTGVFVGVMYNDYGTRLRHVPDDLEGYVGMGSSASAASGRIAYTFGLHGPALTLDTACSSSLIAVHLACQALRQGECSLALAGGVAIMATPGVFVAFSRQRALAPDGRCKSFSAEADGTAWSEGAGMLLLERLSDAKRNGHPILAVLRGSAVNQDGRSQGLTAPNGPAQERVILQALENAHLSPKDIDAVEAHGTGTTLGDPIEAHALLATYGQARSKDNPLWLGSLKSNLGHTQAAAGVGSVMKMVLALEHRLLPRTLHAQNPSPHIDWSPGTVRLLNEAVPWPATDRPRRAGISSFSASGTNAHLIVEEAPAAASSPETASEGGAPATLPVLLSAKSEAGLRAQAARLREHLVAHPQVSLGDVAYSLAVTRSHFERRAVLVTGDRAQLIAGLEALAHGAPAHGQHAPDGQSEPAAVAGESAGDGKLVFVFPGQGSQWPGMARALLASSRVFREQIEACERALAPYVDWSLRAVLEGEPEGDAFLERVDVVQPILFAVMVALAALWREAGVRPDAVIGHSQGEIAAAHVAGALSLDDAAKIVALRSRALTALAGKGAMAAVELGPDALQPHIERFAGRLALAAVNGPRATLVSGEPDAIDALVLELTSADVFARKVRVDYASHGPQVDAVEEELLSRLAGVAPRASSVAMYSTVTGARIDGTALDAAYWYRNLRQTVRFAEATERLLEEGHPFFVEVSPHPVLALALGETLEDAARRRTDAPGRAFTVVGTLRRHEGDLTRFLRSFAELHVRGRNVDWNAFFRPWKPRRVDLPTYAFQREPFWLRATEPRNADVTSVGLLPTDHPLLGAAVGLASSDGYVFTGRVALAEHPQLLGEQRGDTIAFPWAVMVELALAAAERIGLDRLEELTLESPFALPASAVVLVQLAVAPPDAKGRRLLTLYATREDAPDAAWTLCARGALGAADERAGSFELRAWPPPGTVPLSLDEGDDGDTAGLAPPAERHVLRAVYARGDELFAEVELPEAMASEAERFVLHPALLEGASQALVVAGLGDRDPGVHDDAVAMTWPAAWNEVAIHAVGASALRVRLARNDAGGSYAIALADPAGEPVAHIGALTARSLSNDELAALSSASPAGEQAARARALARASRPRAASGASGDASSLVSRIVALPPDKRERALLDVVRANVAAVLGIASPGAIEPHRPIQELGLDSIMALGVRNRLSAATGLRLKTTLLFDHPTAASVAKLLLERLLADKGSETGLTGAGTAADLDRVERTLSALHANEAMRKAVTLRLQTLLRTWTSQDDAPHDATFTEKVDAASIDELLLLLDRKLGEDTDVSSS, from the coding sequence ATGAACAAGCCACCGAGCGACGCGATGGACGCGCTCCGCGCCGCCCTCTTGAGCGTTCACCGGCTGCGGGAACAGAATCGAGAGCTCGTCCACGCGGCGCGGGAGCCGATCGCGATCGTGGCGATGGCCTGCCGCTTCCCCGGCGGGATTCGCACGCCGGAGGCTCTGTGGGAGATCCTACGCGAGGGCGGGGACGCCATCTCCGGCTTCCCCAGCGATCGCGACTGGGATCTCGAGGCGCTCTATGACCCCGATCCCGGCGCCTCCGGCAAGAGCATCACGCGCGAGGGAGGCTTCCTCCAGGATCCGCACGGCTTCGATCCTGGCTTTTTCGGGATAAGCCCCCGTGAGGCGCTCGCCATCGATCCCCAGCAGCGCCTCTTGCTCGAGACGTCGTGGGAAGCGTTCGAGCGCGCGGGCGTGCCTCCCCGCACGCTGCACGGCTCGCAGACCGGCGTCTTCGTCGGCGTCATGTACAACGACTACGGCACCCGGCTGCGGCACGTTCCGGACGATCTCGAGGGCTATGTCGGCATGGGGAGCTCGGCGAGCGCAGCCTCCGGGCGGATCGCGTACACCTTCGGGTTGCACGGCCCGGCGCTCACGTTGGACACGGCGTGCAGCTCGTCGCTGATCGCCGTTCACCTGGCCTGCCAAGCGCTTCGCCAAGGTGAGTGCTCGCTCGCGCTCGCGGGGGGCGTCGCCATCATGGCCACACCAGGCGTCTTCGTCGCCTTCAGCCGCCAACGCGCGCTCGCCCCCGATGGTCGCTGCAAATCCTTCTCCGCCGAGGCCGATGGCACAGCGTGGTCCGAGGGCGCCGGCATGTTGCTCCTGGAGCGCCTGTCCGACGCCAAGCGCAATGGGCATCCCATCCTCGCCGTGCTCCGCGGCTCCGCGGTCAACCAGGACGGCCGAAGCCAGGGGCTGACGGCGCCCAATGGCCCCGCGCAAGAACGGGTCATCCTCCAGGCCCTCGAGAACGCGCACCTCTCGCCCAAGGACATCGACGCCGTCGAGGCCCACGGCACCGGAACCACCTTGGGCGATCCCATCGAGGCCCACGCGCTGCTCGCCACCTACGGACAGGCCCGCTCCAAAGACAACCCCCTTTGGCTCGGCAGCCTCAAGTCCAACCTCGGTCATACCCAGGCCGCCGCGGGCGTCGGCAGCGTCATGAAGATGGTGCTGGCGCTCGAGCACCGGCTCTTGCCGCGAACACTGCACGCGCAGAACCCGTCCCCGCACATCGATTGGTCGCCCGGCACCGTGCGGCTCTTGAACGAGGCCGTCCCCTGGCCCGCGACGGATCGCCCGCGCCGCGCCGGCATCTCCTCCTTCAGCGCCAGCGGCACCAACGCGCACCTCATCGTCGAAGAAGCCCCCGCCGCCGCTTCGAGCCCCGAGACGGCATCGGAGGGCGGAGCGCCGGCCACCTTGCCGGTGCTGCTCTCCGCGAAGAGCGAGGCGGGACTGCGCGCGCAGGCTGCCCGGCTGCGCGAGCATCTCGTGGCGCACCCCCAGGTTTCGCTCGGCGACGTGGCGTATTCCCTCGCGGTCACGCGGTCGCACTTCGAGCGTCGCGCCGTCCTGGTGACGGGCGATCGCGCGCAGCTGATTGCCGGGCTCGAGGCGCTCGCCCACGGGGCGCCCGCGCATGGGCAACATGCACCTGATGGCCAAAGCGAGCCGGCCGCCGTGGCGGGAGAGAGCGCGGGAGACGGCAAGCTCGTCTTCGTCTTTCCTGGACAAGGCTCGCAGTGGCCGGGGATGGCGCGCGCGCTGCTCGCGAGCTCACGGGTGTTCCGCGAGCAAATCGAAGCATGCGAGCGAGCGCTGGCCCCGTACGTCGATTGGTCGCTCCGCGCGGTCCTCGAGGGCGAGCCCGAGGGCGACGCGTTTCTCGAGCGGGTCGACGTCGTTCAACCCATCCTCTTCGCGGTCATGGTCGCGCTGGCGGCCCTCTGGCGCGAGGCGGGCGTTCGGCCCGACGCGGTCATCGGTCACAGCCAGGGCGAGATCGCCGCCGCGCACGTGGCCGGCGCGCTCTCGCTCGACGACGCCGCCAAGATCGTCGCGCTGCGCAGCCGCGCGCTCACCGCGCTCGCCGGCAAGGGGGCCATGGCCGCCGTCGAGCTCGGACCCGACGCGTTGCAGCCACACATCGAACGCTTCGCCGGGCGCCTCGCCCTCGCCGCGGTCAACGGTCCCCGCGCCACGCTCGTCTCGGGCGAGCCGGACGCGATCGATGCGCTGGTCCTCGAGCTCACGTCCGCCGACGTCTTCGCCCGAAAGGTGCGCGTCGACTACGCCTCGCATGGCCCTCAGGTCGACGCCGTGGAAGAGGAGCTCTTGTCCCGATTGGCCGGCGTCGCACCGCGTGCCTCCAGCGTCGCCATGTACTCCACGGTCACCGGCGCCCGGATCGATGGCACCGCGCTCGATGCGGCCTACTGGTACCGCAACCTCCGCCAGACGGTCCGCTTCGCCGAAGCCACCGAGCGCCTGCTCGAGGAGGGCCACCCCTTCTTCGTCGAGGTGAGCCCCCACCCGGTGCTCGCCTTGGCGCTGGGCGAAACGCTGGAAGACGCCGCGCGCCGCCGGACAGATGCGCCGGGGCGCGCGTTCACGGTCGTGGGCACCTTGCGCCGTCACGAAGGAGACCTCACGCGGTTCCTTCGCTCGTTCGCCGAGTTGCACGTCCGCGGGCGGAACGTCGACTGGAACGCCTTCTTCCGCCCCTGGAAGCCCCGGCGGGTCGACCTGCCCACCTACGCCTTTCAGCGTGAGCCCTTCTGGCTCCGTGCCACCGAGCCGCGGAACGCGGACGTGACCTCGGTGGGGCTGCTCCCCACCGACCACCCGCTGCTCGGCGCCGCCGTCGGCTTGGCCAGCTCGGACGGCTATGTCTTCACCGGCCGCGTGGCCCTCGCCGAGCATCCGCAGCTCTTGGGCGAGCAGCGCGGCGACACCATCGCCTTCCCATGGGCGGTGATGGTGGAGCTCGCGCTCGCCGCGGCCGAGCGCATCGGGCTGGACCGGCTCGAGGAGCTCACCTTGGAGTCCCCGTTCGCGCTCCCCGCGTCGGCCGTCGTGCTGGTGCAGCTCGCGGTCGCTCCCCCCGACGCGAAAGGCCGTCGCTTGCTCACGCTCTACGCCACGCGGGAGGACGCTCCCGACGCGGCGTGGACCCTCTGCGCCCGCGGCGCGTTGGGCGCGGCCGACGAGCGCGCGGGATCGTTCGAGCTCCGCGCGTGGCCCCCGCCGGGCACCGTCCCCCTCTCTCTCGACGAGGGGGACGATGGCGATACGGCGGGCCTCGCACCGCCCGCCGAGCGCCATGTGCTGCGGGCCGTCTACGCGCGCGGAGACGAGCTGTTCGCCGAGGTGGAGCTCCCCGAGGCGATGGCGAGTGAGGCCGAGCGGTTCGTGCTCCATCCGGCCCTGCTCGAAGGCGCATCGCAAGCGCTGGTCGTGGCAGGCCTGGGCGACCGCGATCCCGGTGTCCACGACGATGCCGTCGCGATGACGTGGCCCGCGGCCTGGAACGAAGTCGCGATCCATGCGGTCGGCGCCTCCGCGCTGCGGGTGCGCCTCGCGCGCAACGACGCGGGCGGCTCCTACGCCATCGCCCTCGCCGACCCCGCCGGCGAGCCAGTCGCGCACATCGGAGCGCTCACCGCCCGGAGCTTGTCGAACGACGAGCTCGCGGCCTTGTCCTCCGCTTCCCCGGCGGGGGAGCAAGCGGCACGCGCGCGCGCCCTCGCCAGGGCTTCGCGACCGCGCGCCGCCTCGGGAGCTTCGGGCGACGCGAGCTCGCTCGTGTCGCGCATCGTCGCGTTGCCGCCCGACAAACGCGAGCGCGCGTTGCTCGACGTCGTGCGCGCCAATGTCGCGGCGGTCCTCGGGATCGCGTCCCCGGGGGCGATCGAGCCCCATCGTCCAATCCAGGAGCTCGGCCTCGACTCCATCATGGCCCTCGGGGTCCGAAACCGGCTTTCGGCCGCCACCGGCTTGCGCCTCAAGACCACCCTGCTCTTCGATCATCCGACGGCGGCCTCGGTGGCGAAGCTCCTGCTCGAGCGGCTCCTCGCGGACAAAGGATCCGAGACGGGTCTGACGGGTGCGGGGACGGCCGCGGATCTCGACCGGGTGGAGAGAACGCTTTCCGCGCTCCACGCGAACGAGGCCATGCGGAAGGCGGTCACCCTTCGTTTACAAACACTCTTGAGGACGTGGACGAGCCAGGACGATGCACCGCACGACGCGACCTTCACCGAGAAGGTGGACGCCGCGAGCATCGACGAGCTGCTCCTCCTTCTCGACCGGAAACTAGGAGAGGACACCGATGTCAGCAGTTCGTGA